One Desulfovibrio desulfuricans DNA window includes the following coding sequences:
- a CDS encoding dissimilatory sulfite reductase D family protein: MTPDQQKIVDFIAEKNKTKFYFKDFLDIFPEKGPREVKKILTSMVQCEVMEFWSSGSTTMYGLKGAGKQSQAEGEG; encoded by the coding sequence ATGACGCCGGATCAACAAAAAATCGTTGATTTCATCGCTGAGAAAAACAAAACCAAGTTTTACTTCAAAGACTTTCTGGATATTTTTCCTGAAAAAGGCCCCAGAGAAGTAAAAAAGATACTGACTTCAATGGTGCAATGCGAAGTGATGGAATTTTGGTCCTCAGGCAGTACAACCATGTACGGCCTCAAGGGGGCTGGAAAGCAAAGCCAGGCCGAAGGCGAGGGATAG
- a CDS encoding sigma-54-dependent Fis family transcriptional regulator, whose translation MIILGDRDIKTLLLDLAQQRAVEDVLSLAVKSLGTARDSALVRIWLVEPDTACPACADNAICAGRGRCLHLKASYGKSRIDGRLWTETELSGFYRFPLGSRKVGAIALTNKPLEVARIDGTEPWIADPQWIEQEGIVSFVGQPLVCRGETLGVIAVFSRGMLEAGTLELLRMVADHIAYAIANARLFEIADASNQKKELENAHLREELYEARKFTGIIGNSAAIKEIREQIQIVGDTEATVLIQGDSGTGKELVAHELHKHSKRKTSPFIKINCAAIPQHLFESEFFGHAKGAFTGAISDHMGFFQLADGGTLFLDEIAEIPLELQGKLLRVIQDGEFRRVGEGKSRRTDVRIIAATNKNLKQAIQNKTFRDDLYYRLQVFPIIMPNLNEREEDIPLLVRHFIGVFCKKNGRCTFDLSEEQMLRLRRYSWPGNIRELQNFVERMVITGRPEQALAYLALCGPADLSEKACGEPASGPQKIFTEKQMRHMEKANLKAALERTNWLIYGNRGAAALLGIKPTTLISRLKRFDLYKLRPASISFDEPKDFSGAD comes from the coding sequence ATGATTATTCTTGGCGACAGAGACATCAAGACCCTCCTTCTGGATCTGGCGCAGCAGCGCGCGGTAGAAGACGTGCTCTCGCTGGCTGTTAAAAGCCTCGGCACCGCGCGCGATTCCGCGCTGGTGCGCATATGGCTTGTGGAGCCAGATACCGCCTGCCCCGCATGCGCAGATAACGCAATCTGCGCGGGCCGGGGGCGATGCCTGCACCTCAAGGCCAGCTACGGCAAATCCCGCATTGACGGCAGGCTGTGGACAGAAACTGAACTGTCTGGATTTTATCGCTTTCCCCTTGGCAGCAGGAAAGTCGGGGCCATAGCCCTGACCAACAAACCGCTTGAGGTTGCACGCATTGACGGCACGGAACCCTGGATTGCCGACCCACAATGGATCGAGCAGGAGGGCATTGTCAGCTTTGTCGGGCAGCCCCTTGTTTGCCGGGGGGAAACCCTTGGCGTCATAGCGGTTTTTTCGCGCGGCATGCTTGAAGCGGGCACCCTTGAACTCTTGCGCATGGTTGCCGACCATATCGCCTACGCCATTGCCAATGCGCGTCTTTTTGAAATAGCCGATGCCAGCAACCAGAAAAAAGAGCTGGAAAACGCTCACCTGCGCGAAGAACTCTACGAAGCGCGCAAGTTTACGGGCATAATTGGTAACAGCGCAGCAATCAAGGAAATTCGCGAACAGATTCAGATTGTCGGGGATACGGAAGCAACCGTACTCATTCAAGGCGATTCCGGCACGGGCAAAGAACTTGTCGCCCATGAACTGCACAAGCACAGCAAAAGAAAAACCAGCCCGTTTATCAAGATAAACTGCGCCGCAATCCCACAGCATCTTTTTGAAAGCGAATTTTTTGGTCATGCCAAGGGGGCTTTCACTGGCGCTATCAGTGACCATATGGGATTTTTTCAGCTGGCTGACGGCGGAACCCTTTTCCTTGATGAAATTGCCGAGATTCCGCTGGAGCTTCAAGGCAAGCTGTTGCGGGTCATACAGGATGGAGAGTTCAGGAGAGTCGGGGAAGGCAAAAGCCGCCGCACCGATGTACGGATCATCGCCGCCACCAATAAAAATCTGAAACAGGCCATCCAGAACAAAACGTTCAGGGACGATCTGTACTACCGCCTGCAAGTCTTCCCCATCATCATGCCCAATCTTAACGAGCGGGAAGAAGACATCCCCCTGCTGGTGCGGCATTTTATCGGCGTTTTTTGTAAAAAAAATGGTCGCTGCACTTTTGACCTGTCGGAAGAACAGATGCTCAGGCTGCGGCGCTATAGCTGGCCGGGCAACATCAGGGAATTGCAGAATTTTGTTGAAAGAATGGTCATCACCGGGCGGCCAGAGCAGGCCCTGGCCTATCTTGCCCTTTGCGGGCCAGCGGATCTGTCGGAAAAAGCCTGCGGCGAGCCTGCCAGCGGCCCGCAAAAGATTTTCACGGAAAAGCAGATGCGGCACATGGAAAAAGCCAATCTGAAAGCCGCGCTGGAGCGCACAAACTGGCTCATATACGGCAACCGGGGCGCTGCGGCCCTGTTGGGGATAAAACCAACAACCCTTATTTCCCGGCTCAAACGGTTTGACCTGTATAAGCTCCGCCCGGCATCCATATCTTTTGACGAACCAAAGGATTTTTCCGGGGCCGACTAA
- the dsrB gene encoding dissimilatory-type sulfite reductase subunit beta, which translates to MAFISSGYNPAKPMEGRISDIGPRKYNEFFPPVIARNFGKWLYHEILEPGVLVHVAESGETCYTVRIGGTRTMSITHIRELCDIADKYCGGHLRWTTRSNIEFMVEDKATMEALRDDLNSRKFDGGSFKFPVGGTGAGISNMVHTQGWLHCHTPATDASGPVKAVMDALFEEFKDMRMPAPVRIALACCINMCGAVHCSDIGLVGIHRKPPMVDHEWADQLCEIPLAVSACPTAAVRPTKVEHNGNKVNSIAIKEERCMYCGNCYTMCPALPISDAEGDGVAIMVGGKVSNRISMPKFSKVVVGYIPNEPPRWPTLTKTIKHIVDVYAANANKYERLGDWAERIGWETFFKMTGLEFTHHLIDDFRDPAYYTWRQSTQFKF; encoded by the coding sequence ATGGCTTTTATTTCTTCCGGGTACAATCCCGCAAAACCGATGGAAGGCCGTATCAGCGATATTGGCCCCCGCAAATATAATGAATTCTTTCCGCCGGTAATTGCCAGGAACTTTGGCAAATGGCTTTATCACGAGATTCTGGAGCCCGGCGTGCTCGTGCACGTGGCTGAAAGCGGCGAAACATGCTATACGGTGCGCATTGGCGGCACCCGTACCATGTCTATCACGCATATCCGCGAACTGTGCGATATTGCCGACAAGTATTGCGGCGGCCATTTGCGCTGGACAACGCGCAGCAACATTGAATTCATGGTGGAAGACAAAGCCACTATGGAAGCACTGCGCGACGACCTGAACAGCCGCAAGTTTGATGGTGGTTCGTTCAAGTTCCCCGTGGGCGGCACTGGCGCTGGCATCAGCAACATGGTGCACACCCAGGGCTGGCTGCACTGCCACACCCCCGCAACCGACGCCTCCGGCCCGGTCAAGGCCGTGATGGACGCCCTTTTTGAAGAGTTTAAAGACATGCGCATGCCCGCCCCGGTGCGTATAGCGCTGGCCTGCTGCATCAACATGTGCGGCGCTGTACACTGCTCGGACATCGGCCTTGTGGGTATCCACCGCAAGCCTCCCATGGTCGATCATGAATGGGCTGACCAGCTCTGCGAAATCCCGCTGGCTGTTTCCGCCTGCCCCACCGCCGCTGTGCGCCCCACCAAGGTGGAACACAACGGCAACAAGGTGAACTCCATCGCCATCAAGGAAGAGCGCTGCATGTACTGCGGCAACTGCTACACCATGTGTCCCGCCCTGCCTATCTCGGATGCCGAAGGCGACGGCGTTGCCATCATGGTTGGCGGCAAGGTTTCCAACCGCATCAGCATGCCCAAGTTCTCCAAGGTCGTTGTGGGCTACATCCCCAACGAGCCGCCCCGCTGGCCCACACTGACCAAAACCATCAAGCATATTGTGGACGTATACGCGGCCAACGCCAACAAGTACGAACGTCTGGGCGACTGGGCTGAACGCATCGGCTGGGAAACCTTCTTCAAGATGACCGGCCTTGAATTTACCCACCACCTTATCGATGACTTCCGTGATCCCGCCTACTACACCTGGCGCCAGAGCACGCAGTTCAAGTTCTAA